The Geothrix oryzae DNA window GTGTCACCACCTGGTCCGTGAAGTTCCGGGCCGAGATCCCTCGGCGGAACGAGCAGCGCGTGCTGACGGCCGAGATCGTCACCCACACGCAGGAGCAGGTGCATGGGCGCACCGAGGACGGCTGGGAGGTCGTGAACTCGCCGGTGGAGATGCCCGCCCCTCAGCGTTGAGATTCAGGGAAAGGGGTGCCCCTCGGCGAAACCAGGCTGCGGGGCTTCCACCACCGGGGCCTCCGCGAGGGGCCAGCCATCGGCGAAGTAGGCCTCCTTGTACCGCACATAGCGGGTCCAGACGCTGGCCACGAGGCCGCGCTGCTTCTCGCTGAGGGGGCCCTTCACCTCTGCGGGCCAGCCCGCCACGAGGCTGTGGGGCGGGGCCTGGAAGCCTTCGCGCACCAGGCTCCCCGCGGCCACGAGGCAACCCTCCCCGATCTCGGCACCATCCATGATCGTGGTGCTCATGCCGATGAGGGCGCCCTTGCGGATGGTGCAGCCGTGGAGCATCACATGGTGGGCGATGCTGACCTCGTCCTCGATGAGCAGCGGCCACTTCCCATTGGTGACATGGAGGCAGCAGCCATCCTGGATGTTGGTGCGGGCCCCGACGCGGATCCAGTTCACATCGCCGCGGAGGACGCAGTTGAACCAGATGCTGGCGTCATCGCCGAGGGTGACATCGCCCAGCACCAGGGCGCTGTCCGGCACGAACACGCGGGCACCGAGCTTGGGGACCATGCCTTGGAAGGGGCGGATCATGGGCATCTCCAGCGGGAGAGTCTACCCCACCGTCAGCCACCCCAGCTTCACGGCCCCGAGGCCCAGCGATCCTACGATGAGCCACAGCAGCAGCCCCTGGAGGAAGGGGCGCAGACCCACGCTGCGGACGGCTTCCCGGCTGAGTCCGGCGCCGATGAGGAAGAGCGTCAGCACCAGCACGCGGCGGGCGGCCACGGCGATGAGGTGGCCGGGCGCGTGCAGGATCGGCACGAAGGTCACGAGGGCGGCCATGGCCAGGAAGCCGGCGATGAACCAGGGTTTCTTGACGGGGGGCGCGTCGGGGGCGGCCGGTTGCCGCCGCGCGAGAAACCAGCCGATGCCCAGGGTGAGCGGCACGATCCACAGGGCCCGGGCCAGCTTCACGGTGGTGGCCACTTCCAGGGCCCGGGGCCCATAGACCAGCCCCGCGCCCACCACCGAGCTGGTGTCGTGGATGGCCAGGGCCGACCAGAGGCCGAAAGCATCCTGGCTCAGGCCCGCGGCGTGCCCGAGGGGCGGGAAGATCACCAGGGCGGCGGCGTTGAGGAGGAACACCGTGGCCAGGGCCACCGAGATGGCCTGCTCCCGGGCCCGGATCACGGGCGCCACGGCCGCGATGGCGCTGCCGCCGCAGATGGCCGTGCCCACGGAGATCAGCAGGCCGGCCTCGGCGTCCACCTTCAGGCGGCGGGCCAGCCAGAGGCCCAGGGCGAGGACCAGCGCAAGGCTGAGCGCCGTGTAGCCCAGGCCGTGCAGGCCCGCCTTCGCCACCGCCCGCAGGTTCATGTCCGCGCCCAGGCCCACGACGGCCAGGGGGAGCAGGCGGTGCGTCCAGGTGCGCGTGGGTCCCTGCAGGGGGTTGCCCACGGTCAGCGCCAGCACCGCGCCACCCACCAGGGCCGCGGCGGCGGGTGTGAAGGGGGCCAGGGCAAGGAGGGCACCGAAGATCAGCAGGGACTTGCCCAGCAGGGGCTTGGCGATCCAGGAGGCGGGCGCGGACGGACTCATGGCCTCAGGGTACCCTGGAGCCATGACCGACCAGCTCATCCCCACCCGGCGCGCCTTTCCGGCGGACGATCCCATCTTCGCCCTGAACGCGGAGGCCCTGGCCCGGCAGGCGGCGGGTGAGTCGATCCTCAACGCCACCGTGGGCGCCCTGCTGGACGAGGCCGGCCAGCTGGTGGTGCTGGAGTCCGTCATGGACCTCTGGCGCGAGCTGACCGCCCTGGAGGTGGCGCCCTACGCGCCCATCGCGGGCGACCCCGCCTTCCTGAAGGCCCTGGTGCAGCGCCACTGGCCGCTCCTGGATGCCGCGGGCGCCGCGTGCGCCACCCCCGGCGGCAGCGGCGCGCTCGCCCTGTCGCTGCGGAATTTCCTGGAGCCGGGCCAGACCCTGCTCACCACCGCGCCCTTCTGGGGGCCCTACGCCACCCTGGCTTCGGAAAACGGCATGCACCTGGCCACCGCACCCTGGCCCAAGGTGGGAGAACCGCTGGACGCGGCGGCCTGGGCGGCGAGGCTCGGGAAACTGATGCAGGCCCAGGGCCGCATCCTGCTCTGGCTCAACGACCCCTGCCACAACCCCACGGGGCGGAGCCTCTCGGCCGCGGACCGGGCGAGGCTGGCGGACCTCCTTCGCGAGCTCTCGACCCGCGGCCCCGTCACGCTGCTCCTGGATTTCGCCTACCTGGACTACACCCGGGAGCCTGAGGCCGTGGCGGCCGCGCTGAAGGACTACGCGGCCCTGGGGGCCGAAGGCCGCGTGCTGGTGGGGGCCTCGATGTCCCTGTCGAAGGCCATGACACTGTATGGCGCCCGCGGGGGCGCCCTGGCCTTCCCCTGGTGCGGGGACCCGGCCCTGCAGGCGGCGCTGACGCAGTCCTGCAGGGGAACCTGGTCCAACTGCGCCCGGGCGCCCCAGGCCCTCATGCTCCGCTTCGCGAGGGACGGCAAGGCCCAGGCGCGGCTCGCCGCCGAGCATCGCCACTGGTCCGAGGTGCTGGCGGCCCGGGCCTCGGCCCTGGATGCGGCCCTGGGGGCCGAAGGCCTGGAGGCCCTCCACTGGCAGGGCGGGTTCTTCGTCATGGCGCCTGCGGCGGATCCCGACGCCGCCTGCGAACGACTGAAAGGCGAGGGCGTGTTCACGGTGCCCCTGCCCGAGGGACTGCGGGTGGGCCTCTGCGGCTTGCGGGCCGCCGAGGCGCCCCGGTTCGCGCAGGCCCTGCGAAAGGTGGCCATCCGTTGATCCAGGCTCGGATTCAGGCTTGGAAACGGACCCGTCCTGGGGTAATCTGATCGACCGCGGGCGTATAACTCAGCGGTAGAGTGCTACCTTCACACGGTAGAAGTCCCAGGTTCGAATCCTGGTACGCCCACCACTCCAAGCCAAGGCCCTGATCGTGATCGGGGCCTTTTCTTCTTCCAGCCCGTCTTCTTCATTCCTTCGGGAGTCTCCCATGCCTCTGATCCTCGCCACCCAGGTCCGCGCCGGGATGATCGTCAACTTCGAGAACGAGCTCTGCCGCGTCATCAGCGTCGAGCACCAGACCCCCGGCAACCTGCCGGCCCGGGTCCAGGTGAAGATGAAGCGCCTCAAGGACGGCATCAACCGGGAGAACCGTTTCGGCAGCTCCGACAAGGTGGACAAGGCCAGCCTCGAGCAGCACCTGCTGGAATACCTCTACGACGACGGCAACCACCTCGTCTTCATGAACAACGAGACCTACGAGCAGCTCGAGGTCAGCAAGGACATCCTCGGCGACGACATGGTCTTCCTCGAGCCCAACATGCAGGTGGAGATCGAGTTCTACGAGGGCCAGGCCATGGGCGCCACCCTGCCCCCCAGCGTGGTGCTGGAGATCGTGGAGACCGATCCCGTCATGAAGAACGCCAACGCCACGGGCTCCTACAAGCCGGCCAAGCTGGACAACGGCATCACCGTGGGCGTGCCCCCCTACATGGAGGCGGGGCAAAAGATCCGCGTGAACACGGTCGACCGCACCTTCATGGAGCGGGTGAAGTAGCCGCGCCATCGATCAAGAGACTCAATGGAGGCCCCGGTAGGCAGATGCCGCCGGGGCCTTGTTCTATGTGAATTCTCCCAGACGAAATTCCAACCCCGCGGTAAAGTACTGGTCGCTCGGTCCCGGGATGCGTGACCGGAATCACAATCCGATGGAAATGTGCGATAACTGATCTAGTGCCTTGGTGGAGCCCCATGCCTCAAGCAGTCCTCAACCTGAGAAGGATCGAGTTCCTGGCTGGGCTGCCGATGAATGCGGCCGAGGAACTGGCCAGCATCGCCGAATTGCGCAGGTTCCCTGACGGAGCCCGGGTGTACACCCAGGGGGACCAGGTCCAGGGCGTATTCGTGGTGGTGAAGGGTGGCCTCAAGGTCTTCCGCACGGATGGCCGGGGCCGGGTCCAGGTGCTTCAGTTCCTGAAGGTGGGGGATTGCGTGGGGGAAGTGCCCGTGTTCGACGGCGCCTCCATCGCCTCCAGCGCCGAGTCCCACGGCGAGACGGAGTGCTGGCTGATTCCCGCCGCGCCCCTGCGCCAGATCGTCCATCGGCATCCCGAGGTCGCCGAGATGCTCATCCAGCACTTCGCCGCCAAGGTGCGCCACCTGGTGACCCTGGTGGAGACCCTCAGCCTGCACAGCGTGCCCGAGCGCGTGGCCCAGCTCCTGCTGGAGGCCCATGAATCCAACCCCATGCGGTCCATCGTGGAGTTCCAGGAGACCCAGGAGGACCTGGCCCAGTGCATCGGCGCCAGCCGCGAGGCCTTCAGCCGCGCCCTGCGTCTCTTGACCGACCTGGGTCTCATCCAGAGCACCTTCCCCGTGGTGCGCATCCTGGATCTGAGCAAGCTCCAGCGCTACGCCAAGGGCTGACAAGGGCTGAGCGGCGGCTACACGATCGTGAGGTAGCGGACCTCGGCGCCCGGCTCCCGGCCGCCGGGATCGACCCAGGCGAAGGCATCCGCCTGGGCGAGGGTGACCAAGTCGGCGGAGCCCTTGCCGGCCAAGGGGTGGAGCTGGCTGCCGGTACGGCGGCACGGAACCATGAAGGGCCGGTCGCCCTTGGTCTTCACGGCGGCCGTCAGGCGGCCCCAGTGCCAGGCGTCGGGCATGGCCCGGCCCTCGAGGCGGGCGAGGGCCACGGGCAGGAAGATGAGGGCGTTCAGGTAGGCCGACACGGGGTTGCCCGGGAGGGCGAGCACCAGCAGGTCGTCCAGCTGGGCGGCCAGCATGGGCTTGCCGGGCTTGAGGCGGATCTTGTGGAAGAGGATGGTGGCGCCCAGGTCCTTCAGCACCGAAGGCAGGTGATCGTGCTCGCCCATGCTCACGCCACCGGAGGTCAGCAGGATGCGGGCGCCGCCGGCATTCCGCAGGGCCCGGCCCAGGGCCGCGGGATCATCCGGAAGCGAAGGCCGGCGCTCGACCTCGGCGCCCAGGGTGTGGGCCAGAGCCGCCAGCATGGGGCCGTTGGAGTCGCGGATCTGGTGGGGCCGGGGGTGGGCCACCAGCTCGTCCCCGGTGGAGGCCACGGCCACGCGGATGCGCCCAAGCGGCGGCACAGGCTGGCCCACCCAGGCCTGCAGGGCCACGCGGACGGCACTGAAGGGGCGCTCCGCGGACAGCAGCAGGTCTCCGGCCCGGGCCTGTTCGCCCCGGGCGCGCGTGTGGTCGCCGGGCCGAGGTACCTCCAGCGGATGGATGAGGCCTTCCGCTTCGCGCAGCTGCTCCACCGGCAGGATGGCATCGGCTCCGGGGGGAAGGGCCGCGCCGGTCATGATGCGCACGGCCGTGCCGGGCGTCACCGTGAAGGCCGCCGGGTCATCTCCGGCGTAGAGCGTGCCCAGCAGGCGCCGCGGCGCCAGACCCTCCGCCGCCCGCAGGGCCACGCCATCCATGGCGGCGAGGTCCGAGGCCGGGTCGTCCCGGTCCGCCCGCAGTTCCAGGACGGGCGGGGCCGGAAGCGCCGCCCACAGCCGGGTCAGGGCCTCGTCCAGGGGCAGCAGGTCAGGGTGATCGCAACTCATGGCCATGCTCTCTTATGCCGTCCTTCCGGCCTGAATGCACCGGATGATTTAACGCGGCGGTCTTATTAGGGGGCCGGCGCCCGTTTGGCCCAGAGCGGATAATCAATCCCCGCCAGGCGGTTGAGGACGATGGCTTGGACCGTGAGCAGCGCTACGGCCAGCAGCATGATGGCCAGGTGCTGGGGTCTGGTGATGATGCCCAGCGAGATGATCAGGGTGGTGGCCCCGGCAGGTGGATGGGCGGCCCGGAACAGGATCATCAGGGCACCGGTGGCCGCCAGGGACAGGGCTGCAGCCCCAATGCGCGCCAGGTCGACACCCATGACCATGGCGGGCGGTGCATGGTGCAGGCCCATGAGCCAGAGGGCCCCATAGCCGCAGGCGATGCCGATGATGTGGCCGTAGATGGTGTTCCGGGGGCTGGCCGTGGGGAGCGTCGGAGTGAAGAAGAAGAGGAAGGCCGTGGGTCCCAGGGAGGGGAACACCATGGGCGTGTGCGTGAGCATGGCGAGCCCGGCCAGCAGGCCGATGCTGACGAGGCCGTTGATGAACATGAAGGCGGCCCAGAGCTGGCGCTCGGGGAAATGCCCTAAGAGGGTGGTGAGGCGGAACCTCGCCACCAGACCGCGGGTGATCGCGGGCTCCAGCAGGTCCAGGGGGCGGCGGTCGGGGGTCATGGCGCCTCCGTTGAGGGTGCGATCGGGCCTCCGCGAACCATCTCAGGCCCTGGGACCGGCATCGATGCGGGGCACTTTGAAGGCCAGGATGAGGACGACCAGGGTGAGGGCGAACGAGGCGGCGAAGGCACCCGGAAGCACGGCCCGCTGGCCGTCCAGCACGGACTGGAGGACGGTCTCGAACAGGTAGAGCTGGATGACCAGGGCCAGCAGGGCTACGCCCAGGGCCACATCGGAAAGCAGGCCCCGGCCGGGGCGGACAGGCTGGGTCATGACGGCACCTCGCTTCGGGCTTCCCGGGGACAGGTGGAGGCCCTCCGGCCGAGGTCGGTCGGTTTGGGCAGTTCGCTAACGGCCCAGAGGCTGCCGTCGGCGCGCACTTCCAGGGCGATACCCGCCAAGGGACGCGTCGGAGGGCCCTGGATCGGAAGGCCGCGGTCCACCTCGAAGAACCCTTCGTGGCAGGGGCACTCCAGCCGTTCGTCTCGGAATCGCACGGCGCAGCCCAGGTGGGTGCAGGTCTGGCGATAGGCCTTCAGCTCCCCCTTGGGGGTGCGCAGCAGGATGCAGGCATCCTGCGCGTCGCGGAACTTGAAGAGACGGCTCTGGCCGGGCTGCAGATCCGTGGCCAGGCCCAGGGCCACGGGCGTCTCATGATGGTCGGGCTCCGGATCGGAGGCCCCCTCCAGGGGCTTCTTCCGCAGCCACAGGTAGCCGATGCCGGCGGTGAAGCCGGCGCTCACCACGGCCAGGAAGCGGGCGAACTCGCGGCGGGAGAAGTGGCTCTCCTCGGCGAGCTCCAGGGGAAAGGCGCGGCGCCACCAGGTCATCAGAGGCCTCCGTCGATAAGCAAAGCCGCGTCCAGGTGCAGGGGCGTTTCCGGATCGGGCACCATGATGGCGTTCTTGGTCTTCACCCGCACACTGCCGATGAGGAAATCGCGCAGGGGCTTGTTGTGGCGCAGGTTGGTCACCTCGTCCTTGCGGACGAAGAGCAGGGCCTGGCTGGGGCACACAGTGGCGCACATGGGCTTGTGGCCCACGGAGGTGCGGTCGTAGCAGAGGTCGCACTTGAGCATCTGCTCGAGGCCGGAGAACACGAGCGGCACGCCGAAGGGGCAGCTCAGTTCGCAGTTCTGGCAGCCGATGCACCGGGGTTTCTGGGCCGCGTGCACGACGCCGTCCTCGCTGCGCTTGATGGCATCGGAAGGACAGACCTGGGCGCAGATGGGATCTTCGCAGTGCATGCAGACCGTGGGCACCGTCTGGGGGCTGTCGAAGCGGTCCATCTCGTCGAGGTGGATCATGGATCGGCCGCGGTGGGTGCCGCACTCGGCGCAGGCGCCCACGCAGGAGCGGCAGCCGATGCAGCGCTGGGGATCAATAAAAAAGCCGTAGTCCTGAGGCACCATCAGAACACCTGCTCAGGCATCTGGGACTGGGTGCTGCGGGCCTCGAAGGCCATCCGCTGCAGGTCCGCCAGCTCCGGGGAGAACTGATCCTTGGTGGTCTTCTTCAGCCGCACGGCACTCACCTTGAACTCGGGGATCTTGCTGACGGGATCCAGGTGCCGGGCCGTGAGGCGGTTCGCCGACAGGGCCCCGGCCCAGTGGTAGGGGATGAACACGGTGTCGGGCCGGATGGTCTTCACCACCTTGGCGGGAAGCACCATGGTGCCGCGCCGGGAGGTGATCTCCACGGCGTCGCCTTCGACCAGGCCGTACTTCTCTGCGAGGCGCGGATGGATCTCCAGGTAAGGGTGGGGGCACTGCTCCACCAGGAAGCCGATGCGCCGGGTCTGCGTGCCGCTCAGGTAGTGGAAGACCACGCGGCCCGTCGTGAGCCAGATGGGGTAGTCGTCATCCACGACCTCCATGGGCGGGCGCCAGGGCGTGGGGATGAACTTGGCCTTGCCGTCCGGATGGAAGAACTTCCCGCCTTCGAAAAGCCGGGGCGTGCCCGGGTGATCTTCCGTGGGGCAGGGCCAGAAGATGCCCATGTTCTTGACGATCTTCTCGTACGAGATGCCCGCATAGTCGGCGGTGCCGCCCTTGGAAGCTACCCTCAGCTCATTGAAGATGGCCTCGGGGCTCGTGAAGTGATCGAAGAACCTGCCGCGGCCCAGACGCTTGGCCAGCTCCACCATGATCTGCCAGTCCGGGCGCGCATCGCCGGGGCAGTCCACGGCCTTGTTGATCTTGATG harbors:
- a CDS encoding gamma carbonic anhydrase family protein, with amino-acid sequence MIRPFQGMVPKLGARVFVPDSALVLGDVTLGDDASIWFNCVLRGDVNWIRVGARTNIQDGCCLHVTNGKWPLLIEDEVSIAHHVMLHGCTIRKGALIGMSTTIMDGAEIGEGCLVAAGSLVREGFQAPPHSLVAGWPAEVKGPLSEKQRGLVASVWTRYVRYKEAYFADGWPLAEAPVVEAPQPGFAEGHPFP
- a CDS encoding YeiH family protein; protein product: MSPSAPASWIAKPLLGKSLLIFGALLALAPFTPAAAALVGGAVLALTVGNPLQGPTRTWTHRLLPLAVVGLGADMNLRAVAKAGLHGLGYTALSLALVLALGLWLARRLKVDAEAGLLISVGTAICGGSAIAAVAPVIRAREQAISVALATVFLLNAAALVIFPPLGHAAGLSQDAFGLWSALAIHDTSSVVGAGLVYGPRALEVATTVKLARALWIVPLTLGIGWFLARRQPAAPDAPPVKKPWFIAGFLAMAALVTFVPILHAPGHLIAVAARRVLVLTLFLIGAGLSREAVRSVGLRPFLQGLLLWLIVGSLGLGAVKLGWLTVG
- a CDS encoding pyridoxal phosphate-dependent aminotransferase; the encoded protein is MTDQLIPTRRAFPADDPIFALNAEALARQAAGESILNATVGALLDEAGQLVVLESVMDLWRELTALEVAPYAPIAGDPAFLKALVQRHWPLLDAAGAACATPGGSGALALSLRNFLEPGQTLLTTAPFWGPYATLASENGMHLATAPWPKVGEPLDAAAWAARLGKLMQAQGRILLWLNDPCHNPTGRSLSAADRARLADLLRELSTRGPVTLLLDFAYLDYTREPEAVAAALKDYAALGAEGRVLVGASMSLSKAMTLYGARGGALAFPWCGDPALQAALTQSCRGTWSNCARAPQALMLRFARDGKAQARLAAEHRHWSEVLAARASALDAALGAEGLEALHWQGGFFVMAPAADPDAACERLKGEGVFTVPLPEGLRVGLCGLRAAEAPRFAQALRKVAIR
- the efp gene encoding elongation factor P, giving the protein MPLILATQVRAGMIVNFENELCRVISVEHQTPGNLPARVQVKMKRLKDGINRENRFGSSDKVDKASLEQHLLEYLYDDGNHLVFMNNETYEQLEVSKDILGDDMVFLEPNMQVEIEFYEGQAMGATLPPSVVLEIVETDPVMKNANATGSYKPAKLDNGITVGVPPYMEAGQKIRVNTVDRTFMERVK
- a CDS encoding Crp/Fnr family transcriptional regulator; the protein is MPQAVLNLRRIEFLAGLPMNAAEELASIAELRRFPDGARVYTQGDQVQGVFVVVKGGLKVFRTDGRGRVQVLQFLKVGDCVGEVPVFDGASIASSAESHGETECWLIPAAPLRQIVHRHPEVAEMLIQHFAAKVRHLVTLVETLSLHSVPERVAQLLLEAHESNPMRSIVEFQETQEDLAQCIGASREAFSRALRLLTDLGLIQSTFPVVRILDLSKLQRYAKG
- a CDS encoding molybdopterin molybdotransferase MoeA; translated protein: MAMSCDHPDLLPLDEALTRLWAALPAPPVLELRADRDDPASDLAAMDGVALRAAEGLAPRRLLGTLYAGDDPAAFTVTPGTAVRIMTGAALPPGADAILPVEQLREAEGLIHPLEVPRPGDHTRARGEQARAGDLLLSAERPFSAVRVALQAWVGQPVPPLGRIRVAVASTGDELVAHPRPHQIRDSNGPMLAALAHTLGAEVERRPSLPDDPAALGRALRNAGGARILLTSGGVSMGEHDHLPSVLKDLGATILFHKIRLKPGKPMLAAQLDDLLVLALPGNPVSAYLNALIFLPVALARLEGRAMPDAWHWGRLTAAVKTKGDRPFMVPCRRTGSQLHPLAGKGSADLVTLAQADAFAWVDPGGREPGAEVRYLTIV
- a CDS encoding HPP family protein, with the translated sequence MTPDRRPLDLLEPAITRGLVARFRLTTLLGHFPERQLWAAFMFINGLVSIGLLAGLAMLTHTPMVFPSLGPTAFLFFFTPTLPTASPRNTIYGHIIGIACGYGALWLMGLHHAPPAMVMGVDLARIGAAALSLAATGALMILFRAAHPPAGATTLIISLGIITRPQHLAIMLLAVALLTVQAIVLNRLAGIDYPLWAKRAPAP
- a CDS encoding QcrA and Rieske domain-containing protein; the encoded protein is MTWWRRAFPLELAEESHFSRREFARFLAVVSAGFTAGIGYLWLRKKPLEGASDPEPDHHETPVALGLATDLQPGQSRLFKFRDAQDACILLRTPKGELKAYRQTCTHLGCAVRFRDERLECPCHEGFFEVDRGLPIQGPPTRPLAGIALEVRADGSLWAVSELPKPTDLGRRASTCPREARSEVPS
- a CDS encoding 4Fe-4S dicluster domain-containing protein, which translates into the protein MVPQDYGFFIDPQRCIGCRSCVGACAECGTHRGRSMIHLDEMDRFDSPQTVPTVCMHCEDPICAQVCPSDAIKRSEDGVVHAAQKPRCIGCQNCELSCPFGVPLVFSGLEQMLKCDLCYDRTSVGHKPMCATVCPSQALLFVRKDEVTNLRHNKPLRDFLIGSVRVKTKNAIMVPDPETPLHLDAALLIDGGL